In Diabrotica undecimpunctata isolate CICGRU chromosome 4, icDiaUnde3, whole genome shotgun sequence, a single genomic region encodes these proteins:
- the Sap30 gene encoding histone deacetylase complex subunit SAP30 homolog, with product MNGFSTGEEDSRGPTDQICCLIDNSERCTKPAGNASYSKKIEKTAIQRRLNFGIDSNARHNYICDHHKMIIQCARTKRRRKESEDDSNETDTDLPEVDLYQLQVNTLRRYKKHYKVPMRQGLNKAQLADTLMKHFKTIPVKEKEVVTFFIYTVKTNANKLDQKNGINNDTT from the exons ATGAACGGTTTTAGTACGGGTGAAGAGGATTCACGAGGCCCTACAGATCAAATCTGTTGTTTGATTGATAATAGTGAACGGTGTACAAAACCAGCTGGAAACGCATCCTACAgtaagaaaattgaaaaaactgccaTCCAAAGGAGGTTGAATTTTGGCATAGATAGCAAC GCAAGGCACAATTATATTTGTGACCATCACAAGATGATCATTCAGTGTGCaagaacaaaaagaagaagaaaagaatcgGAAGATGACTCAAATGAAACAGACACAGATCTTCCTGAAGTAGATCTATACCAATTACAAGTAAACACCCTGAGAAGGTACAAAAAACATTATAAGGTGCCAATGAGGCAAGGACTGAACAAAGCCCAGCTTGCAGAT aCGTTAATGAAGCATTTCAAGACGATTCCTGTGAAGGAAAAGGAAGTGGTAACCTTCTTCATATATACAGTAAAGACAAACGCCAACAAGCTGGATCAGAAGAATGGTATCAATAATGACACTACTTAA